The window TTTGCATTCAGGTTCTCATATTCATATAGCTGCACTAGGTCAAGCCTACATTTACATTTtcgcatttaataaaatatacctgtatcatatataatatattggATGTGTTTCCTCTCCTTCGCTTCCCTGATTCAGTCGTTGCCTGCCCCTGCCCTTTGTACATAAATATGTAATGTACataaatgtctttttttaatttatttcaagctctcataaatcaaaagaaatatttttacgtcatttttgttttctttcttgttgctttttttttaaaggatgtATCACTTAAAAATCTTTTCTCGCCTCTTGCAAAGGTACTTTTGagaaacggtttttataatcgagatgcatttttatttgctaACTTTACTTACATTATAAgtacaaatattgttttttaattcttgatattggcaaataaacgGTTTTGAATTTTCTTTGGTTCGAATAGTGATAGTGCTTTAAAGAGCGGTCAAGAAAGGTTGCAACTCGTTATTGAATGTAAAAATCTTGATCTTATCATAGATAGCAAACTTAAATGTCGAACTCATATGACGCAGTACGATGGACCTGAAATAGCCTTTGACCGAGAGTTTTCTCGAATTTTAATTCTTGCAATTTTGGTCGCCTTGAATACTGTTTTCAAATAAAGATTCCAGCGCGTGTAAAAATCTTTCGTATTTGATTTAGATGACAGGGTATTCGAGACAAAAAAGTCCAccctaaaaatcttgaaaaataaattttttagccaaaaacattaaaaaaaaattaatattaaggggGACAttattgacagaaattgcgTTTGTATGACGTCATCACCCCTCAGAGCCCCtatgccatttttttaaaaataggaataGAGATCGAGTGACATTAAAGGtcattttattctctacatagccctatttttattttattaattcgttctcaataaatatgaataaatgtggataaaaaataaaccttatttttaatgaaaacattaaaaactatccaacacctattttattaaatgttaaaaatgatcTACGTTGACctccatacaaaaatacaattgttCAAAACGTTTGCGCACATTAGCGAACATTTCGGGCGTTATTAACTGACATTCGTTAACaattgtatttcaaaaatcttcaaGGAAGTCAGGCTTTGTGGCAAAGACTTTACCTTTCAGATGACCctataaaaaaaactccaaAGGGTTAAGATTAGCAGGTCAGGATACCAGCCTAAGTATAcatacagtgtgtccaaaaaggccttaaaaattaaaaataaaaagtccttaacaaaggaaaaataccttttataggtaaatggtaaaaattaatttttttgcatgttttcagATTTCTGCATCAAGAAGACTGGTCAGctgtcaattttattattttaaatagaacaccccatttattaatacatttttggattctatgataaattctaaatacaTTTCATATTTATAACACTGTACTGTACTAtaaactgtttttcaaaatatcaaaaattgaaaatcaaaatttttaaaaactttaccagGCTCCAAAATCTAAATGATTTAACTTGGAGAAATACGGGATGCACTTTCTTATCGAAGTCTTTCATAACCTATCGTTTAACAATAACTTTAGATTTAAGTGAAgcttaaataaagaaaacaaattccTAGTTTGAAATTGTCAAGCAAATAATGCCCTTATTTAATAAAGGTATTGGAATAGAAACTTTGGCATAAAGCAAAACCATTTGTTCAAAATGCTTTCCTTGCACTTCCTGTCAATACGgaagattaaaataatatttgtcaaTAACGTTTCGAATCATTTCTTGTTAATGTGGCCagctttatttgttttgcttcttttatatttttaggtttagtgACAAATACTCTATTTCCCAAATGGCCCCAAAAAAGTAATCTAAACGGGAGAGCTCTGGGGATCTAGCTGGCCATTCTATGGTACCATAAATCCATCTATttggaaaagtaaaatttaaataatcacgCACCTCTCGACTATACTGCGGAGGAGCTTCATCTTGTCGAAACCATacttttctatttctattaatttcagGAACACTGCTGTTTTGACGCATTTTTACATACTTTACGGAAGTCAGGTTTCCCTCAATAAAGTGCGGGCCAATTTTGTGAATTCCAAATATCCCAGCCCACACACTAACTTTTTGGGGATACTGGATACAGACTTCCCGCATCCAATGTGGATTTTTATCGGTCCAGTACCTGCAGTTTCGGCGGTATAAAATGCCATGAAGCATAAACGTAGTAAATTCATCCAAAAACACaatgttatttaataacttCTGATCTTGTTCTAGTTTTGCCATGATTGTTTCACAAAATTCGACCCTCTTGTCAAAATCATCTTCCAAAAATCCTTGtaccaagtaaattttaaaaggacGGAATTTACCAGCTTTCAAATTATTTCAACAGATGATTTACGCATTCCGTAAATTAGTGACCTTTTCATATGGTCTAATACGATCTCCATAACCCCTTATTAaccttaatgtaaatttttctctttaattgaGCCATTTCAACAATATTGAACTTGAGCGAAGACGTCAAATCTATTAATCAAAGTCGAAGTATCCCACcagaaaaaagtataaatagttagatttttttcaatttagattttaaagattttgaattttaattgttgatattttgaaaataattcaaaattgatCTAGGGTGTTATACATGAAAtgtgtttagaatttatcatagaatccaaaaatgcattaataaatgaggtgttctatttaaaataataaagttgacaGCTGACAAGAGAATtgacgtgttcgagcgttttctTAACCAGCTAATTCGTTTAtctgtaaaaggtatttttccagactttttggtcacactgtatattaagGTTTTGAGCTCCCTGCGTATGTGTTTCTGGGGTTTCTGAAATTCATGGGGATTAGTGTCTCTCCAGTATCAACACTAGTCACATTGACTTCAGCATGTAAATAAAACGAGCATTCGCCCGAAAAGCATTGTACAACACATTGTACAGCAAATCTCTTTCAGCAAAAATCACTAAAGTACTCACAAAATTGTACACgacgatcaaaatcatcttcatttagcTTAAATACTAGTTTGATTTTATAGGAATGatatttctgtaattttaaaattttgtgaacaGTACTTACACGCCAAATGCGGTAACAATTTTTCGAGCAGATATTTTAGGTTATCATCTCAACATGACCTAACATTCAAATTTCTACCACTTCATTTCTCACTGAATGCTGAATATTGTTTTGTACTAGCCCTGTTTCTTGAAACTTCATCAAATCCATTACATAAGGATGATTTACCCTTATATTCAGATGATTATCATTAAAAGCCCGTGCTGCTGCTCTAGCAGACTTAGTTTGTTGATAATAAACACCCAGCAACTTagttctttcttctttcttgcAGCGTATAAACCATTGTTATCAATAACACCAGGACtagattaaataaatacttcgtgctactaaaaataaaagtatagaAGATGCAGTCAATTGTAATAAACAGAACAGATAGGAAAGTGTTTCGACTGTGACGAGAGGTGCATGGCAGTATTTCTCGACCTCAGCAAAGCGTTCGACACTGTGACACATGATACTACGCTAAAAAAAACGGAAAATATTGGGATTCGAGGGATCCCTTACAACCTGTTTGAAAGTTACATTAACCAGAGAACACAGAGCACCAAAATAAATGGAGTTGTCAGTTTGCTGGAGTTGCAATAATGATTAAAGAAAAGTCATGGAAGGATGTAAAGACTGTTGCGGAGTCttccatgaaaaaaattaaaacttggcttggtttaaattatttaacactaaACTCAGAAAAGTCAAGCTTTTTATGCTTTTCTGTAGATTCAAGAACATCTAGCGCATTAAAAGAGATCACATTACACGAAAACGACTATGGCATAACTGAATGTTCTTGCACCCAGCAAATAAAAAGGCAGACCAAggttaaatatttaggtgttatttttgatgaaaatctAAACCATGTTGAGTATATTTCCACTGAAGTTCGGTTTTATAAATTTCGTcaattaagacaatttatgcaaaaaagaCCCTTACGACCATTTATCAAGCTCTGGTTGAATCAATTTTAAACTATTGCATAATAGCATGGAGCGGAACAAGTAAGACCATCCTGAAACCTCTTATGATTACCCAAAAATATGTTCTGAAGGTAATGTTTAACAAACCAAAATTGTATTCCTcggttattttatttagagaagCTAGATTGTTGCaagtaaatcaaatttacttgAAAGCAGTGCTTAGGCTTCTGTGTAAGAATCCACACTACTTGCATTTAATATCTCACAATCAGAATACTAGACAAGCTTTAAATAGGAATGTAACTATCCCAAAGACCCCAAAAactaaatatcaaaaaactttaacatataTCTcagcaaaaatatataatcaacTTCACGTAGAACTCAGAAATAAAccctataacaaaattaaaagtagaatCCACGACTGGATATTAGATGATAACGTCACTTGGTTAGTATAATACATATGAAGCTTACACGGCAAAAACGATGAAAGTCAATTTTTACGGTAAAAGACaatattaataccaaaaaaCTGCGCGTAAAAAGTAGAATCGAATGACCCGGGCTTCTTGGCAATATCGCTGAAAGTCTAAAAGTTATTCTCAACAAATAATCGTACCCACGACAAAAACGCTGAAAGTCGATGCAAAACACAGCAAAAACGTTGTAGGTGCTTTTGGGCGGTCGCTAAACAACACAACGATTAAAAAGTTCAGTTCCCGCATACACGTACACGGGTCCGGTTCAAGTCTGTGCTTGTTGTGTTTATGTTTATCTACATATAAGTAgtgtctttttaaaaattttgtgatGGAGAGAAAGGCAGAGACTGTAAATCGTGAAAGCAGTGATGAAAGTACTGAGCAGAACTTAAACGTGGGAtctaaaaagagaaaaaaattggaaGAGTATGtgatattatgaaaaaattaaggtTAAGTTCACACGAAATAGGGCCAGACTGTAAGTGCTCCAGGTATAAATGCTTTCAAAATATTGGACTTTTGGAAAGAAATACCATTATTAAGGAATTTAATAGCATGTCAAGCAGAGATGAGCAGAACAGTTACTTAACTGGTCTTGTATCCATGATTTCCATAAAGAACCGTAGGccaagaaaaaatgaaaatgatgcCAAATTTCGCgataaagcatatttttataaagtaagAGTTCAGCGACAGGTTGATAACCATAGTAGCTGTATTGAAGTGCCCGTTTGCATAAAGGGTTTTGTTTCATTACACGGAATTACTAGACGTCGCCTACAAATAATTCAGCAGTCCCTAAAGAAAACTGGTAAGGCGCCTAAAGATATGAGAGGTAAATATAAATACGTACATTGTGCAAAGCCTTCGACCACATCTGCGGCCGTAAAAGATCATATTTGCTCCTTCAAGGGCAGGCAGAGCCACTACAGTCGAAAAAAATCTACAGTCGTGTATTTACCAGACACTCTAACTAAGACATACATAACTAAGACTACAATATGTATAAGGCTTTAAATAGAGAGTAAAGAGTTCGAAGCAATAGCGATGGATTTCCAAAAAAACCTCCCTATACCAAACATTACAACCAACGATGTATATCAGAAACGACAACTTACTTTTTGTTCGTTTAATATTCACGTGCTGTCTACTGCCGActtctatttttattgttacccCGAAAATATCACAGCTAAGGGATCAGAggaagttattttatttttgcatcattttatattttcgcAGTTAGACTCCAGTGTAggtcaaaataaaaactataatctttttaaattcattcattACGTAGTTATTTCCACACGAAGACTTGACagcataaaaatgatttttccaaTAAGAGGCCATTCTTATTTGGAGTGTGACAGGAATATGGGACTCATTAACCAGCGGACCAAAGCTGAAACTCTTGAAGATTGGTTGGACGAATTTAGGAGAGCCTGCACAAAACCTAGCGCATTTAAAGTCATAAAAGTAGATCAGTCCTTAATTCGCCAATGGACTCAATTTCTTTCGCCGAGTTTTAAACCAAATTGCCATTTGCTGTCAGACCTATTTGCGAAATAGTGTGTGAAGCCATTCATcctcaatatattttattaagaacaaACTACAATGGACCCTTCGAAACTTCTGTGATTCGTACCATCGCTATTGTCCCAACTGATGATATAGCAGGAacccaagaattttttttgcccGACAGAAGTTATactggtaataaatttatatttatacctACTAGCTTTTCttgattactttttttttagaattattgcCAATTAGTCTGGAAAAGTAGAAAGACTTGCAACAACTGAAGCAGTTTTGTGGTGACGCTGCCAAAAATTTTTTCGAGAGACTCGCTCACAAGGCAACAAGTAAAGGATTAAGAGTTAATAAGCAAATGGAACGAAAAACTgtaaacaaaaagtaaaagcTGCGAAAAATGcgctaagaaaaaataaaatagaagagATAATTCCTATTTTTATGACGTAAATTTCTTtactattaatgtttatttgtatttaccTTGTTGTAGTAATAGTTCGTAGTATTATCTATTGGACTTGTGgtgatcaaaaaaatttatttctgacttccatcgtttttgttatttttttttgacatacaacgtttttgtaattttttttttgtgtacttTCGATCAaatgatagaaaataaaaaaaaatagaaaaaacataacagtctaagaataattttatcgtttttaatgataaatggCAACCCGttgaaaaacattttgatttaaaatttgaattatatgaTTCCAAATTTAgtctttaaactttaaaattcattttctggcaaataaattaaaagtgacCTTAATCGTTTTTGCCGTGTAGGCTTCATATAGTACTGTTTATTTTCTTTCCTGTTTTTTTCCCTTTCTTTcccctaatttaatttaattttattttattttttgaatcacttttgtttgtatattattttcttaaaaattatttttattttagttaattaatttgtataGACAGGAAATGCACACACAGTATTTGTAAAATACCATTGTGCATTAGGTATTCTTATAGCGGTTAAACAGTTGTTATTTTGTAATGTAATAATGTATGAATGTATTATCTCCTGAATATATTATTGGTATCATTTTACTGTTGTTATTACTGACTTCAACAAAACACCgacaccaaaataaaaataagtaaaccaacaaaaacgtcaaaaaatgcagatttttattgcatattatgatgttatttcaaaatgacaaatttatgtcaaatgacaaaaataacttgaattttcggaatgtatttttttttcttgattagaGATAACACccgtataattaaaaaaaaataaatttatgcagacaacaaaaaatgcaatatttaaacttttgaaaataaaaatagggctaGGTAGAGAATAAAAGTATCTTTAATTCAAGGTGTAGCACTCAACCCCTATTCCCATTTAAAGAAGTTGAAGGCTCTGGGGGTGAGAGGATGACGTCAGAGAAAcgcaatttctgtcaataaatgtccCCCTCAATTTAAATTTGACATGTTCGGCCGTTTTTGGCtacacaatttatttttcaagattttcggGGGACTGTTTTAtctcggacaccctgtataatcttTGGGCAGATGTGCATTTTGGTAAAAACTCCCGCAAACTTGATTGCgctcttttcttttcttcagtTCTATAAAATATAGTATACTAATTAGTGTAAGTGTAGTATTCATTcaagtattttctttaatattgtatctttacacttttttatacTTGCTCTATTCAGTTAGCAGTATTAGCTGCCTTCGCTGAGCTTAAAATAAAGTCGATcaatattaataatgaatttatcGAATAAAGAGAGCAAGACAAcggcattttaatattttgtatctGAAAATACCGCAATAAAGATGCCTTTCCGAACAGGGTGTGGCTCCAAAAAATTTACTGTCAACAATTCAAGTTGTCATAAGTTATAGTGACTGAAACTAATTTCCAAGTTTagttaaaaatctataatatcGTGGCCATGGCAAATAAGAGCAATAAGAGTAGCGAGTCCTTGGCCGCGAAAGTCAGAGCATCTGTGTCCAGTAAAAGGGCGCCAGTCGATGTTAAGGAAATGATTAAGTCTTCCAATGCGTTTGGGGTAAGAAAACTCTCATAGTAATACATTAACCTACTGTTCTGCGATTATCTTCGAATGTTATGAAACTGCACTGTTAAGTTGTTGAGAAAACCTTAATATCATCCATGACCATAATATTTTTCCCAATTTGGGTAAGGATCGCTGATCGTTTCTTTCATGGTTCAAAGAATACTGAAAATGATGAAACTCAACACTTACCTGGATTGGTCGTGTAATGTAATATGCGATCATAATTTAATGTTTCTCAATTATATTTATGTCACCagcttaaaagtttttattttgaattggCCAGTactaattgtaaataaattacataaatttcAATCTTTTGTACTGGCTCTGCTTTTGACTTTGAGTAGCttagtcaaatttaaaaataaaattctttcaCCTTAAAATTCCTAATCTGAGAAATCTCTGGATCTCGCAGGTTTCCGTGCATAGTTTCGACGGCATTCCTGAAATTGCTATGCACCGAGGTGTATTAAAATGAACTTACCTATGGATAAGGTAACTCGTGTAATGAAAGAAGtgagatattaaattaattttttttaatgttcgattaaattattaattaggaATTCCATATCAAAAAATGTCCCAGATGTTTTCTTAGGAAAAAACCCTGGGATCCGTCAATTTTTGTGTTATTGACCTTTCTTTGTGGTTTATTCtgtattagttaaaaaaaaagagacaagaaacaaaattattacattcTAGAAATTGTTGAATcctaaattttttgacatatgTTTTTTCCATTTAGAGAACCAGAACTAGAAGCGGATATGCAGAAACATTAGATAAATTGCGCAaagaattttatgaaaaatgggaaaaaaatcaGTCTTCGCCCGTTGATGGTCTGGAGAATTTCGACCGATTAAGAACTTTGGGTACTGGTTCTTTTGGAAGAGTAGTAAGTTAACCCCTTAAATACACcgtcatttttttattgacattatttttatcagtttttagTTCAACATAAGCAAAACAAATCATATTACGCAATGAAAGTAATAGACAAAATAAGGATAATCAAGCTAAAGCAAATAGAACACACCCTATACGAAAAGAAAATCTTGGAATCAGccaaatttccttttttaatctcgttggaattttccttcAAAGATAACAGTTTTATTTACCTACTTATGCCATTTATTAATGGTGGTGAAATGTTCACCCATTTAAGAAAGTACgtttaaataataagataattaCAAATTgggcaaattttattttattattagggCTCACAAGTTCGACGAGAATTTATCAAAGTTCTATGCCGCCCAGGTGCTCTTAGCTTTAGAATTCTTGCACTACTGTGATGTCATATACAGGGATCTAAAACCAGAGAATATTCTAATAGATATGAAAGGATATCTGAAGATTGCTGATATGGGATTTTGTAAGGTATAAGAATTTCAGCATTATGCATTAATTTTGGTACAATAAAATCCTGTTGGTATTTTTAGATTGTTAAAGGTCGTACCTGGACACTCTGTGGTACCCCAGAATATATCGCACCAGAAATCATACTCAGTAAAGGATATGGTAAAGCTGTGGATTGGTGGTCTTATGGAGTTCTCTTATTCGAAATGTCTGCTGGATTTCCTCCCTTTACCTCGAGTGATCCCATGAAGGTATTGtattattatagttaaaaatgtcttaaagctTGCAATTCAGAGCCAGCCTACAGATTAAATTATGAAACCTTCTACTTACTTTAATTGCGAAAAACTTGATATAACCTTGCTTTTATTAAGCTCTTCGGCATTCGTTTAGAACACACAGAAAACGCTTTCATAGTATGAATGGGATACACATTGAGTCAATGGGGTACTGTATTTGCAACACCTGAATGACATTTGAAAGTCGTACAGTGGACTTCGGATATAACAAACCCGTTTAAAGTGAACATTCGGTTATAGTAAACGCCTAttcaaatacccaaaaaaactACCATAagaacaatgtaatttttttccgtTTATAGCGAACCCGCTTATAATGAACTCACGGGTAAAGTGAACTAAATTTTATCAAgaccaagaaaaatattttgcttatagCACAGATCTAAGaacacaataaaaataaatattcgcGTAGAAACTAGCGTATATCTGTGCTTATAGTGAACTTTTCGGGGAATCCCACGGTAATTCCCCGATAATTAAATTTAGCACGATCGCCGTTGTTTTGTTGTTAGTGGCATTTCACTTCACGCGTTACTTACTGTGAGTTATTTATACGAGTATTTTGCTGTTTTGTGCTGGGTGCTAACTAAGTCTTGGATAGTCAAAATGGAGAAGCAAAAGCGTAAAGctttaacattaaaagaaaaatatgacaTTCCAAAAATGAAAAGTGGTGTTAAACAGAGTGATATTTGTCGTGAATTAAATTTGCCAAAATCAACCGTTTGCATAGTTTGGAAAAAGAGGGAAGCGATTTTATCCGCATAATGTAAAGTTAATGCAAAGTGTAAAAGACTTAGAAAATCGGCTCATGAAGGGGTTGATAGAGGACTTTTACAGTGGTTTACACAACAAAGAAAGGAAAACGTTCCATTAAGTGGTCCTATTCTTCAAGAAAAAGCTAGTGAAATGGGTAGTAAAATTGAAGGAAAAACTTTTGAATGTTCTAGAAGCTGGATTGAACGCTTTAAGAAGAGACACTGTATTACTGGAGGGAAAATTATTGGCGAGTCTGCATCAGTTGACATGGATGTTGTTAATAACTGGTTTACTACTGTTTGGCCCGATCTTCGTTAGAATTACAGCagtaatgacatttttaatgctGACAAGACCGGACTTTTCTATAAACTAACCCCagataaaacattaaaatttgttggagaAACCTGTGCTGGCGGAAAACTTTCTAAAGTTAGAATAACAGTGCTAGTCGCTGCAAACATGTCTGGAACAGAAAAAAGAAAGTTGCTTGTTATCGGTAAATCCGCCAATCctagatgttttaaaaacaaaatgttgcCACTAATACAGAGTAAACAGTAAGGCATGGATGACATCTAATTTGTTTACTGAAGAGTTGCTCCAGTGGGATGCAGAGTTACAGAAGAACAAgaggaaaatattacttttagtcGATAATTGTCCAGCACATCCCGAAGTTCCtctaaaccaaattaaattggTCTTTATGCCTCCTAATACCAGTTCAAAGCTGCAGCCTATGGATCAAGGAGTAATTCATTCATTGAAGAGTCATTAcagaaaaataatgataataaaaatgttagagGCAATTGATAATGGACAAGATTTTTCAGTGAGTCTTTTAGATGCTGTAAACTTCATACATCTA is drawn from Anthonomus grandis grandis chromosome 1, icAntGran1.3, whole genome shotgun sequence and contains these coding sequences:
- the LOC126741533 gene encoding cAMP-dependent protein kinase catalytic subunit alpha-like isoform X1 — encoded protein: MANKSNKSSESLAAKVRASVSSKRAPVDVKEMIKSSNAFGRTRTRSGYAETLDKLRKEFYEKWEKNQSSPVDGLENFDRLRTLGTGSFGRVFLVQHKQNKSYYAMKVIDKIRIIKLKQIEHTLYEKKILESAKFPFLISLEFSFKDNSFIYLLMPFINGGEMFTHLRKAHKFDENLSKFYAAQVLLALEFLHYCDVIYRDLKPENILIDMKGYLKIADMGFCKIVKGRTWTLCGTPEYIAPEIILSKGYGKAVDWWSYGVLLFEMSAGFPPFTSSDPMKVYEKIISCKYKCPPFFTLELSDLIRNLLQIDLSRRYGNLRNGTADIKSHRWFHHTNFEGIYNKQIEPPFKPKTKNPADTSNFDDFPDSDLRISEHNLYEDQFEKF
- the LOC126741533 gene encoding cAMP-dependent protein kinase catalytic subunit alpha-like isoform X2; translation: MISSKMNFLKRTRTRSGYAETLDKLRKEFYEKWEKNQSSPVDGLENFDRLRTLGTGSFGRVFLVQHKQNKSYYAMKVIDKIRIIKLKQIEHTLYEKKILESAKFPFLISLEFSFKDNSFIYLLMPFINGGEMFTHLRKAHKFDENLSKFYAAQVLLALEFLHYCDVIYRDLKPENILIDMKGYLKIADMGFCKIVKGRTWTLCGTPEYIAPEIILSKGYGKAVDWWSYGVLLFEMSAGFPPFTSSDPMKVYEKIISCKYKCPPFFTLELSDLIRNLLQIDLSRRYGNLRNGTADIKSHRWFHHTNFEGIYNKQIEPPFKPKTKNPADTSNFDDFPDSDLRISEHNLYEDQFEKF